In Trifolium pratense cultivar HEN17-A07 linkage group LG7, ARS_RC_1.1, whole genome shotgun sequence, a genomic segment contains:
- the LOC123899121 gene encoding indole-3-pyruvate monooxygenase YUCCA6-like, which translates to MDYCLRELEGKQANDPLFMKKMNNNNNHKSSSTTPSQVHEQTQRVFVHGPVIVGAGPSGLAAAACLKEKNIPCIILERSNCIASLWQLKTYDRLRLHLPKQFCELPFMEFPSNFPTYPSKQQFIKYLEDYAERFGIRPRFNETVKNAEFDSKIGCWKLKSFSSKGDLTTEYVCRWLIVATGENAEAVVPNIEGVDEFDGIIRHTSLYKSGEEFRGKKVLVVGCGNSGMEVCLDLCNHDATPSLVVRDSVHVLPREMLGKSTFGLSMWLLKWFPLRLVDRFLLIVSWLMLGDTSQLGLDRPSLGPLQLKNLSGKTPVLDVGTLAKIKGGHIKVRPSIKRLKRHTVEFIDGRSENFDGIILATGYKSNVPYWLKEEDMFSKKDGFPMKPFPNGWKGKNGLYAVGFTKRGLLGASMDAKRIAIDIERCLEAEK; encoded by the exons atgGACTATTGTTTAAGAGAATTAGAAGGTAAACAAGCTAATGATCCTTTGTTcatgaaaaaaatgaacaacaataacaaccaCAAATCGTCATCAACAACGCCTTCACAGGTCCATGAACAAACACAACGCGTGTTTGTTCATGGACCTGTGATTGTTGGAGCCGGACCATCAGGATTAGCGGCAGCAGCATgtcttaaagaaaaaaacattccATGTATAATCTTAGAAAGATCTAATTGCATAGCATCATTATGGCAACTCAAAACCTACGATCGACTACGTCTTCATCTCCCGAAACAATTTTGTGAATTACCCTTCATGGAATTTCCTTCAAATTTCCCAACATACCCTTCAAAGCAACAATTCATAAAGTACTTAGAAGATTATGCGGAAAGGTTTGGAATTAGGCCGCGGTTTAACGAGACAGTGAAAAATGCTGAATTTGATAGTAAAATTGGCTGTTGGAAGTTGAAGAGTTTTAGTAGTAAAGGGGATTTAACGACGGAATATGTTTGTCGGTGGTTGATCGTTGCAACCGGAGAGAATGCCGAGGCTGTTGTGCCTAATATTGAAGGTGTAGATGAATTTGATGGAATTATAAGACATACAAGTTTGTATAAAAGTGGTGAAGAGTTTAGAGGGAAGAAAGTTTTAGTTGTTGGTTGTGGTAATTCTGGTATGGAAGTTTGTTTGGATCTTTGTAACCATGATGCTACTCCTTCTCTTGTTGTTAGAGATTCA GTACACGTTCTACCACGAGAGATGCTAGGAAAATCAACTTTTGGGTTGTCCATGTGGTTACTTAAATGGTTTCCATTGAGACTTGTCGATAGGTTTTTGCTCATAGTGTCATGGCTTATGCTTGGTGACACTTCTCAACTTGGTTTGGATCGTCCTAGTTTGGGTCCCCTTCAACTCAAAAACCTCTCCGGTAAAACTCCCGTCCTAGATGTGGGTACCCTTGCCAAGATTAAAGGTGGACACATTAAG GTACGACCAAGCATAAAGCGGTTAAAACGTCATACAGTGGAATTCATAGATGGAAGGTCAGAGAATTTTGATGGTATCATATTGGCAACTGGTTACAAAAGCAATGTACCCTATTGGCTCAAG gAAGAGGATATGTTCTCTAAGAAAGATGGATTTCCTATGAAGCCATTTCCAAATGGATGGAAAGGTAAAAATGGACTCTATGCGGTAGGTTTTACAAAAAGGGGATTATTAGGTGCATCTATGGATGCTAAAAGAATAGCTATTGACATTGAAAGGTGTTTAgaagctgaaaaataa
- the LOC123893951 gene encoding uncharacterized protein LOC123893951: MTLPYGAALAMARNANVPNQGQAHNIQDLAPVVVQNQPQPVVNVPNHPQPVVNVPNQLAVNVPNHPQPVVNVPNQLAVNVPNQLVVNVPNQPRIRPQNWTTREENLLLTAANHYQYIQSVQLRFETIKLDEQFSNTFTHRSWKALATKYSKLVKEGRVYVPQLDNAQQHNVGPHAQQNAGGSTC; encoded by the coding sequence ATGACGCTTCCTTATGGAGCAGCATTGGCCATGGCCAGAAATGCTAATGTTCCAAACCAAGGTCAGGCTCATAATATTCAGGACCTAGCTCCAGTAGTTGTTCAAAACCAGCCTCAACCTGTTGTTAATGTTCCAAACCATCCTCAACCTGTGGTTAATGTTCCAAACCAACTTGCTGTTAATGTTCCAAACCATCCTCAACCTGTGGTTAATGTTCCAAACCAACTTGCTGTTAATGTTCCAAACCAACTTGTTGTTAATGTTCCAAACCAGCCTCGAATTCGTCCACAAAATTGGACAACTAGGGAAGAAAACCTCCTTTTAACTGCTGCCAATCACTACCAATACATTCAATCGGTTCAGCTGAGGTTTGAAACCATAAAACTGGATGAACAGTTTTCTAATACTTTTACTCATCGGTCCTGGAAAGCGCTTGCTACTAAGTATAGTAAATTGGTAAAGGAAGGCAGGGTTTATGTTCCTCAGCTGGACAATGCTCAACAGCATAATGTTGGTCCACATGCTCAGCAAAATGCAGGTGGATCCACCTGTTGA
- the LOC123893952 gene encoding uncharacterized protein LOC123893952 has protein sequence MVGDGSDTLFWTDPWLDGVSLRERFGRLFMLAETKFLSVAEMWQWRPDPDTGYTVRGAYQILTSQASVTLHVAENLIWHPQVPLKVSIFAWRLLRDRLPTRANLVNRGVLSSTADTCVFGCGVAESAHHLFLSCSFAGSLWDLVRGWVDFSPVVSTTLRDHFAQFTASAGVSRARRSFMQLLWLACAWVVEDDEYHVSFKLP, from the exons ATGGTGGGGGACGGTTCTGATACTCTATTTTGGACTGATCCCTGGTTGGATGGGGTATCGTTGAGGGAGAGGTTTGGGCGTCTTTTTATGTTGGCAGAGACCAAATTTCTCTCGGTTGCAGAGAT gtggcagtggcgccCAGATCCAGACACAGGTTATACTGTCAGGGGAGCTTATCAGATTTTGACTTCTCAGGCTTCAGTTACGTTGCATGTTGCGGAGAATCTTATATGGCATCCTCAGGTTCCGTTGAAGGTGTCCATTTTTGCTTGGCGTTTATTGCGGGATAGATTGCCCACGAGAGCCAACCTGGTCAATCGTGGTGTTTTATCTTCTACAGCTGACACATGTGTTTTTGGTTGCGGAGTGGCTGAGTCGGCACATCATTTATTTCTTTCATGTAGCTTCGCTGGATCTCTATGGGACTTAGTTCGCGGTTGGGTTGACTTTTCTCCAGTGGTTTCTACTACTTTGCGTGATCATTTTGCCCAGTTTACAGCTTCTGCAGGTGTATCTCGAGCGCGGCGGTCCTTTATGCAGCTTCTTTGGCTCGCTTGTGCTTGG gtggttgagGATGACGAGTATcacgttagctttaaactaccatag